From the genome of Candidatus Methylopumilus rimovensis, one region includes:
- a CDS encoding response regulator transcription factor, which translates to MNAIQEILLVDDDATFRGVLADSLKARNIIVYEAENLSSAINVSNKKLINYAIVDLKMPGDSGLVLIKELRALNSEMNIVMLTGFASIATAVEAVKLGANQYLAKPVNAEEILEAFRKLDGNEDHDIHSTPLTVDKLEWEHINRILNENSGNISATARALNMHRRTLQRKLHKKIN; encoded by the coding sequence ATGAATGCTATCCAAGAAATTTTATTAGTTGATGATGATGCGACCTTTAGGGGCGTGTTAGCGGACTCATTAAAAGCAAGAAATATTATAGTTTATGAGGCTGAAAATTTATCTTCGGCCATTAATGTAAGTAACAAAAAATTAATTAATTACGCTATCGTCGATTTAAAGATGCCTGGCGACTCAGGCTTGGTTTTAATTAAGGAGTTAAGGGCTTTAAACTCAGAAATGAATATTGTGATGCTCACGGGTTTTGCAAGTATTGCAACTGCTGTAGAGGCCGTAAAATTAGGCGCTAATCAGTATTTGGCAAAGCCTGTGAATGCTGAAGAAATATTAGAGGCTTTTAGAAAATTAGATGGTAATGAAGATCATGATATTCACTCGACACCTCTTACGGTTGATAAACTTGAATGGGAACATATCAATCGAATTTTAAATGAGAATAGCGGTAACATTTCTGCAACTGCCAGGGCTTTAAATATGCACCGCAGAACACTTCAAAGAAAGCTTCATAAAAAAATCAATTAA